In Oryza sativa Japonica Group chromosome 11, ASM3414082v1, the following are encoded in one genomic region:
- the LOC107276734 gene encoding E3 ubiquitin-protein ligase EL5: MLFLKELPIWQAFGFSLLTGALAGSTLYAVCVVLLCCVDRQRRHAGAPPPDPKIWLPDHTHHRRQRDESSECSICLGELEEGERCCTLVACRHEFHKECIYRWLANHNTCPLCRHMPLPPASSPPPAPPPHHASPPSNVPPAAHV; encoded by the coding sequence ATGCTGTTCTTGAAAGAGCTGCCCATCTGGCAGGCGTTCGGGTTCTCCTTGCTCACAGGAGCCCTCGCCGGCAGCACCCTGTACGCCGTGTGCGTCGTCCTCCTCTGCTGTGTCGATCGCCAACGTCGACAtgccggtgcgccgccgcccgatCCGAAGATCTGGCTGCCGGACCACACGCACCATCGCCGGCAGCGGGATGAATCGTCGGAGTGCAGCATATGCCTGGGGGAgttggaggagggggagaggtgCTGCACGCTGGTGGCGTGCAGGCACGAGTTCCACAAGGAATGCATCTACCGGTGGCTCGCCAACCACAACAcctgccctctctgccgccacaTGCCCCTCCCCCCTGCTTCATCACCaccacctgcgccgccgcctcaccatgCTTCTCCTCCTTCCAATGTACCGCCTGCTGCTCATGTTTAG
- the LOC107275460 gene encoding putative RING-H2 finger protein ATL61 produces MDAEDFMDSWLMWGNIFFFFLALAITVEVDLIRLRRNDDGNNKSAHQYDMLIERLLLLRPKDDQDNEQCVICLSENEDDVDGGGGERGRGRMLPGCAHAFHKDCVVKWLRNRTTCPLCRSDVAVAAAAAADNMV; encoded by the coding sequence ATGGACGCGGAGGATTTCATGGACAGCTGGCTCATGTGGGGCaacatctttttcttcttcctcgcccTCGCCATCACCGTGGAGGTCGATCtcatccgcctccgccgcaacGACGACGGCAATAACAAGTCGGCGCACCAGTACGACATGCTGATCGagaggctgctgctgctacgaCCTAAAGACGACCAAGACAACGAGCAGTGCGTCATCTGTCTGTCGGAGAACGAGGACgatgtcgacggcggcggcggcgagcgggggagagggaggatgcTGCCGGGGTGCGCGCACGCGTTTCACAAGGATTGCGTCGTCAAGTGGCTGCGCAACCGCACAACATGCCCGCTCTGCCGTTctgacgtcgccgtcgccgccgccgccgccgcagataACATGGTCTGA
- the LOC4349595 gene encoding protein GRAVITROPIC IN THE LIGHT 1 — protein sequence MESRTPRSSVARSTCNVPGLVLGFSKLCKITKICAAPEFADTKTEFGDYCGGYDQRLIITRLFEEIGALKSAYIKLQKAHIPYNPPKIAFADEIITSELDSVTALQSLCSWNGSVGSLINDRWSLVQELEAETRKKDSDIMLLRRELDGLKSANSRLNKQISSSKPSVNHHKDYSVVLKKLTTPSAVLELFKVASTSVHDFAELIFSLISSSDHHCTNNADEHSPYKRYSLEAYLSRTMLAVHDGAEDDDELDLARFDRIMRCCDPLDALMAHPNSSFARFCRTKYLAAVPSEMEAAMFRNNLDVRAFVSRGGHLRTWFYRAFATMARSAWALQVAVTAHRRCCGRGSVRMLYARRGSRYAAEYMDSVVAAAAADAGRGGGDGVAFTVTPGMKVGETMVACRVFLCHEQQDTISDETDPKFR from the coding sequence ATGGAGTCAAGAACACCAAGAAGTTCAGTTGCAAGGAGCACCTGTAATGTTCCTGGACTCGTATTAGGCTTCTCCAAGCTCTGCAAAATCACAAAGATTTGTGCCGCGCCTGAATTTGCTGACACGAAGACAGAATTTGGAGATTATTGTGGCGGATATGATCAGAGGCTAATTATCACAAGACTGTTTGAGGAAATCGGAGCTCTCAAGTCAGCCTACATCAAGCTGCAGAAAGCCCATATCCCTTATAATCCTCCAAAGATAGCCTTCGCCGACGAGATCATCACCTCCGAGCTCGACTCGGTCACTGCTCTTCAGAGCTTATGCAGTTGGAATGGCAGCGTCGGGTCACTGATCAACGATCGATGGTCGCTGGTGCAGGAACTGGAAGCTGAGACGAGGAAGAAAGATTCAGACATTATGCTGTTGAGAAGAGAGCTGGATGGTCTGAAGAGTGCCAATTCGAGACTGAATAAACAGATCAGTAGCAGCAAACCATCAGTTAACCATCATAAGGATTACTCCGTTGTCCTGAAAAAGTTGACGACACCCAGTGCAGTCTTGGAGCTGTTCAAGGTTGCATCGACATCGGTGCATGATTTCGCAGAGCTGATCTTTAGCTTGATTTCCTCATCTGATCATCATTGCACCAACAATGCAGACGAACATTCACCATACAAGAGGTACTCGCTGGAAGCTTACCTGTCACGAACAATGCTTGCAGTACATGATGGTGCTGAAGATGATGACGAACTCGATCTTGCTCGCTTCGATCGGATCATGAGGTGCTGTGACCCTCTTGACGCGTTGATGGCGCATCCAAACTCCAGCTTCGCGAGATTCTGTCGAACAAAGTATTTAGCGGCCGTGCCGTCAGAGATGGAGGCAGCGATGTTCAGAAACAATCTGGACGTGAGGGCGTTCGTGTCGCGAGGCGGGCACCTGAGGACGTGGTTCTACAGGGCGTTCGCGACGATGGCGAGGTCGGCGTGGGCGCTGCAGGTGGCGGTGACGGCGCACCGGCGATGTTGTGGCCGTGGAAGTGTGAGGATGTTGTACGCGAGGAGAGGGAGCAGGTACGCGGCGGAGTACATGGACAGcgtcgtggccgccgccgccgccgatgctggTCGTGGCGGAGGAGATGGAGTTGCGTTCACCGTGACGCCGGGGATGAAGGTGGGTGAGACCATGGTGGCGTGCAGAGTGTTCCTCTGTCACGAACAACAAGACACTATTTCTGATGAAACTGATCCCAAATTCAGATAG